From the Lathyrus oleraceus cultivar Zhongwan6 chromosome 4, CAAS_Psat_ZW6_1.0, whole genome shotgun sequence genome, one window contains:
- the LOC127138506 gene encoding RING-H2 finger protein ATL56, with protein MPPLPHHPHGGDPEPKPNPNLLSLFLKPIIMLLLTSLFFLFLGFAAFLLLNLFLLAGALHRLRFRPTPSRRLQSPTSPFLPHEINNLPNFRINKNSTPGPDSRCAVCLDGFRNGQWCRNLAACRHVFHRRCIDTWLIKVATCPTCRSPVRSNAETNLVTEGSSQFWNCSNNNNAFSIL; from the coding sequence ATGCCTCCACTTCCCCACCATCCCCATGGCGGCGATCCCGAACCCAAACCCAACCCCAACCTCCTCTCCCTCTTCCTCAAACCCATCATCATGCTCCTTCTCACCTCCCTCTTCTTCCTCTTCCTCGGCTTCGCCGCTTTCCTCCTCCTCAACCTCTTCCTCCTCGCCGGCGCCCTCCACCGCCTCCGTTTCCGTCCCACCCCATCCCGCCGCCTCCAATCTCCAACCTCCCCCTTCCTCCCCCACGAAATCAACAACCTCCCCAACTTCCGCATCAACAAAAATTCCACTCCCGGACCCGATTCCCGTTGCGCCGTTTGTTTAGACGGGTTCCGCAACGGTCAATGGTGTAGAAACCTCGCCGCGTGTAGACACGTCTTTCACCGGAGATGCATTGACACGTGGCTGATCAAAGTCGCCACGTGTCCGACTTGCCGTTCACCTGTTCGATCAAATGCTGAAACGAATCTTGTAACGGAAGGTTCTTCGCAGTTTTGGAATTGCTCCAATAACAATAATGCTTTCTCCATTTTATAG